gttcacgtcattctcctgcctcagcctcccaagtagctgagattacagacatgcaccaccacgcctagctaatttttgtatttttagtagagacggggtttcaccatgttggccagaccggtctcaaactctcaacctcaagagatctgcctgccttggcctcccaaagcactgggatgacaggcatgagccactgcacctggccttccaACAGTTTTCTGAATTCATTTGGCTTTTCTACATCCAAGATGTTGTGGTTACCCTCCAGAGACAATAAACTTCCCTACCCAAAATTTGAATTAGATATTGAGATGCGAAAGTACCGAGAGGTACTAAGAGGTATTAGGTTTATTATACACATAATGAGGCTTTCTAGGGAGAGCAAGGCAGGATCCCAAGCACATCCCAAAATTACTTGAGAACCTGAAGGGTGACTGACTGGCTTGTGGTTTTAGAAGGTGGGGCTAGAGCAAGAGGTCCCTCATGTAGGCCTGAGCTTGAATGGTTGAAACTTCCTGCCAGTGTCAATCAAGGTAGCACTTGGGCTTTCTTATCAGCTTCTCAAGATGTGGGGCAAAAAGCAAAGGGAGACTTCCAGTTTCTGGTGTGGCATGTGAGAAGTTTAGAATTTAACACTTATTCCTAACAACAAGTGTTAACAACAATTTAACACTTATtcctaaacaaatggaaaaactgacaACTCTTCTTAGATGCATCAAAGAAGTGAGACCATGGGTAAACTGCTGCCCTCAAAataggagagacagacagataagTACAGAGAATCACACCTTATTATAGTAGAAACCCATGAGCAGAAGCCTCCATTGAAACCAGTACCAGAGTAGGAAACCTTGACTATAAATGATAAATCGCTGGAAGCTCAGTATAGAAAAGTCTAAGACATAAAAACTGTAGGGGGCCCAGTCACAGAGGGTCCCCACACTCCAGGAGCTCTACCAGGTTCTCCCAGTAAAGATCTGAGAAAAATCCCCTCAGGCTTCTGGCAAGGGGGAAGAAAAGTAACCATTATGAAATATGCCAGAACATTCTGTTATTCTCACCAAGGCCTGCCCTCAAGATAAACGGTTTTGCACAGCCCAACCTACTGGGGTTTTGTCAGAGATTAACCAATCTGGGGAATATCCAAATGCAACTGCTCTAGTCTCCCATGTGGGAGAAGGGAAATACCCATTCCAACCCACTGTAGTATCCTGTCCCaccaaaggagaggaaaaaaactgaaaagcactTGTGAAGTTAACATTTCAGAGGCACAGGCTCACCAAAAGACTAAGAACCTAATCACAGGACTATAAAACACTTTCCCTCTCCCACATCTTAATACCAAATTACTAAAGACCTATTTACCACAATTCCTTTTTACCCAGGTACATCATGTCcagctattaagaaaaaaaattacgaGGCATCCCAAAAGGCAAAAGCAGTTTGAAGAGACCAAGTAAGACTAACAGAGTAAGCACCAAAACCAGACTCAGATATGGTGGGGATACTGGACTTACCAGATGAAGAGTTTAAAGCAACTATGACTAATATGCTAAGGGCTCTAATGGATAAAGTAGATAGCATGCAAGAACAGATAGGCAATATAAGCAGAAAGATGGAAATTCTAAGAGAGAATCAAAGAGAAATGCTAgcaataaaacaattaaaaacccACTGTGACACAACTCAAGAATAGTAGACTggacacagctgaggaaagaatcccTGAGCTTGAAGACGTATCAACAGACACTTCCAAAAccgaaagacaaagagaaaaaagatgggAACCTCCcccaccaaaaccaaacaaacaaacaaacagataaaatatccaagaactgtgaAACAATTACAAAAGGTGTAAGTGTATTAGAacaccagaaggagaagagaaagctaAAGAAATCTTTGAAACAATAACTGAGAATTTATCTTAAAGTAAGTCAGACAAcaaaccacagatccagaaaGTTCAGAAAACACCAAGCACAGTAAATGTTCCTCAAAATTACACCGGGGCATATCAttttcaaactgcagaaaatcaaagataaagaaaaaaatagtgaagtATGTGAACACAGGGGAAAGACACCTAAACAGAACTAAACATAGGAAAATGGCTAGGGAGAACTctctagggaagctgaggctgacAAATGATCTAGACTTTGAAAGGTAAGGTTAAGTAGGAGCCGAACAAAATTAATCGTGGTAGTGAGAAAGTGCATTCAAGAAGAGGGACTgattctcaaaaaaacaaaaacaaaaacaaacaaacatgttcagaatatgtatgtgtgtttttgtacGTACAAGAATGTACATGAGTTAGTGATTGAGTGTATACGGCAGTTAACTTAATTTACCTTTCTGAAACgaatgctcattttaaaattattttttaaatctgacaagtaaaaattgtacACATATGGtatacatgttttgaaatatgtatatattgtggaatgTCTAAATTAAGCGAATTAACCTACACGTTACTTCACATaccattttttgtggtgagaacatttaaaatctttttttttttttttgagacagagtttcactcttgttgcccaggttggagtgcaatggtgtgatctcggctaactgtaacctctgcctcctgggttcaagtgattctcctgcctcagcctcccaagtagctgggattacaggcacctgtcaccacgcccagctaatttttgtatttttagtagagagggggtttcaccatgttggccaggctgctctcaaactcctgacctcaggtgatccacttgccttggcctcccgaagtgctgggattacaaaaatctactttttaaaagcaattttgaagtatacaatacACTGTTATTAACCACAGTTACCATGTTCtaaatagatctcttgaacttattcctcctgtctaaatgaaattttatatcctttgaccaacatcttcccaacCCCATATCCAGTCTCTGGTAATCACCATtgtactttctatttttaatgctcatttaaaagaagacatatatacTAGAGGCagaaagctttaaaataaaatccaagttcTTAGCATAAAAAATTTAGTCCCTTCCTACCGTCCTCACCAATCTCATCTCAAGCTACTCTTACCCTCACTCACCAGGTTACTATCCTGCTTTTAAGGAAATGTATTGCCTTAGAGCCTTCCCCCCTTTATGTTCCCTCTATTTAGGACACCCTTCCTTGCAAGTCTTGTTCCTTCCTATTCTTTGGGtatcagctcaaatgtcacttcctcagaaagGCCTTCTCTGACTACCCTGTCCATATGAGATGCCATTGTTCCACCGAATTGTTACTTTCTATCACAGCAACCTGTTTTATCACATACATATTAGACattaaaattcaaagaaagcAAGGGCCTTGCTGTTTTGCCCATTGAGTATATCAAGGGTGAAGCACAACACTGTCCATAAATACATTTTGCATGAATGTTGATGAGATGCGATGGGAAGCCAACCAAAGAATTCAGTAGTTCTGATGTATAAGTCCTTACATATTTTCTAAACTATATTTGAGAagattgaaaaatataaacaaaaatgtcttACCTCCTGCAATTACAAAATGGCTTAGGGCATCTTTATTTCGGTATACATTCAGACTAGTGCTCACTGTGCTGGGaaaaagggaggagaaggaaaatatAAGATTTAAAGCATATCCCATTTACCTTCTTTAGTGTTATTTTCACTGACTTAATAGATTTAGAAAAGCCTACTATATCAACCCCTGGTCCTAGCCTAGGCCCTTCAATGTGTTCCAGACATGGCTATAAAACCATAACTGCACCAGTCTTTTACACAGACAAaagttcttggaaaaaaaaaaaaaggcattatgaATCACTTTCATGTGGGTATTCAGTTTTCATAACCCCACCCGCTCAAAAGACACACTCCTAAAACCGTATCAAGAAAAGTCACTATCTCACAATTCAGAGTGAACTTACTTGAATATAGTCACAAATGCTGTAGTTCTCCAACTCCAGCGCCAGCCATAACGAATGAAGCCTCGTGTAGCAGCACGATGTGCAGAAtgctaaagttaatttaaaaactgtGAGGTTCTAAGACACCATCATATTTTCCCTATTCTAGAACTGTGGTAGAGGAATTTTAGCCATGGATTAGTCAGGTACACTTGAACAGACAGAAACACTAGAAAATCTCTAGAAATATTATTCTTTAATTATTGAGGTTCCATGTGTAGCTTTTCCTGTCAGGAGATGAAAAATggctgagtatcccttatctgatacttgagaccagaagtgttttcgATTTcggattttttcagatttgggaataTGCGTATTTAACACTTACTGCTTGAgtatcccaaatccaaaaaaccgaaatctgaaatgctccagtgagcaatTTCTTTGAATGACATGTcaatgctcaaaaagttttgaatcTGAGCATTCAGGATTTCAGATTTGTGATGCTCAACCTGTAACGAATTATAAATctacagaataaaataagaatccatgAGACCCTACtgatagaaataaattataaatagataaataaatatgtaaatagagGGGGAAGGGAAAACATTTCCTTAGAGCATAATACTAacaaataaatgtagaaagaatgaTAGACTTTAGAAAATGCCCATTTGGCCACCACAGTCATAATTGTTACAGGCAAGAATCATCATTAAATGCTAAAACtgcctgggtatggtggctcatgcctgtaatctcagcactttgggaggcaacgagggaggatcacttgagccaacaagtttaagaccagcctgggcaacatagcgagatcctgcctctacaaaaaaaatttaaaaattagctgggcatcgtgatGTGTGtttgcagtcctagctactcggaaggttgaggagggaggaaaccttgagtccagaagtttgaggttgtggtgagctatgatcccgccactgcgctccagcctgcaCTGAggcagcaagaccctgcctcaaaaaatttcaaaaaaaaaaaaataataaattaaaaaataaaaataggctgggcacactggctcacacctataatcccaaccctttgggaggcccaggagggtgaactgcttgagctgaggagtttgagatcagcatgggcaacatagcaaaaccctgtctctacaaaaaatacaaaaattagctgaggccaggcgcggtggctcacgcctgtaatcccagcactttgggaggccgaggcgggcggatcacaaggtcaggagatcgagaccacggtgaaaccccgtctctactaaaaatacaaaaaattagccgggcgcggttgtgggcgcctgtagtcccagctactcgggaggctgaggcaggagaatggcgtgaacccgggaggcggagcttgcagtgagccgagatcgcaccactgcactccagcctgggcgacagagcgagactccgtctcaaaaaaaaaaaaaaaaaaaattagctgggagtggtggcacatgcctacagtcccagctactcgcgaggctgaggcaggagaatcgagtgagcctgggaagtggaggttgcaacaagccaagattgtgccactgtactgcaacctgggcaacagagtgagactctgtctcaaaaaataaataaatgaaaaaatatatttttttttaaatcaaatgctAAGATAGCATTTAtaatttagaatagtttttaGATAGTAGAAATATTATAGTTTATAATAGCCTTTATATAGTAGAAATTTGATGTAAAGCaggatatttacatagtctcaaagGAACTAACAAGTACTCAAAATACTTATAAATTACAAACTTACAAATTACTTATAAAATTACATAGTAATTTTACAGTGTATAGTTGGCAGAGGCCATCTTAACCAAGTAACTAAAGTAAATATCACCAGTAAAGGGACAGAGATATCACaggtttctaatttaatttcaggTCTAGGGTATTCCTGTCAAAAAACATAGCCTGAATGCAATCATGAGAAACCATCAAACAAACCCAAACTGagggatattctacaaaataaatcACCCATAGTCAAGGccatgaaagacaaagagaaactcTTCCAGACTAAATGAGACCAAAGCAGCACCACAGGCAAATTCAACCTGTGATCAGGGTCATTTTCTGGACCagacaaaaaaattttttcaattttttaataagaaCTCAAGCCTAACttctgaaaaatacatatttttaatttatttttaaaataaatgatactgTGGCGTAACTAGCAAAATTTACAGGTCTTTAAATAAGGTAATAGTACTAtatcagtgttaatttcctgatCTTGATATTATAATCGTGGTTGTATAAGAGAATTtccttgtttttaggaaatacatACTGAAGTATTCATCATGTCTAGAACCTACTGTCAAGTAGTTCAGAAAAAATTAGTACATATTATACAGAGGAAGAATGATAAAATAcggtaaaatgttaacagtggaaTATCTGGATGAAAGTTATATAGGAaatctttgtactatttttgcaactttcaAGCCTgccataatttcaaaataaaaagttaaaaattctcTGAGCTTTAATATTCTCATAGAACTGATGTACAGATCTAATGATGTAACAAATGAGTTAGCACTCTATAAAGttataaatgttaactattgtCTTAGTGTAAGCTCCTATACTCAGGGAGGCTTTGTGAATGAGGTAAATATGTTACAGTTGAGCCTTGATGATTTAGCAGGGGATTGGAAGAAagatatttcagaaagaaaagccACAGTGGTGATGCCAAACATGTCTGTTCTGAAGATAAGAAAGTAGTCTCAAGCCACATGCAGGCACTTTAATGTTAGTACTTCCACTGTTATTAAGTATAGACTTTATTTCTTTACTCTGACACTTTAAAACAACCCTCCATCCCCACAAGCTAATTGAATGATTAAGTGTAAAGTGAATTGCTAAGTCAGTGTGCCCTAAATTTCTTTAGACCACCAGTACATACCACAGCATCAAACCGGTTATGATAAATTTCTGCCTGGCTCTGCTCAATGTAACGTTGTTTAGCATGAATGAAAGCTGGTATACCCCCATACACCCAGCCGAGGACGCCTGCTGTAGCTGCCATCTTACAGATATCAGCAAGTTCCTTTGAAATTCTCTGCTGTTCACTACAACATCAAAAAGACAATGTTGTTTGGGATTAGTTTATGGACATTGCTCTCCAAAAGAATCTATAATCAGAATTATCCCGAATGCTAACACCACAACATTTTTCATCATAGGTAGAATCTGCAGATGAATTAAACAGTTCAGTTATATTAAAAGGAACGTAAGTCTCAGACAAAACGAAGCTATGCTGTTAGAATTAGGATAGTGGCAACTCCTGAAAAGACAATGACTGGAAAAGGCACAAAGGGAGCTTTTGGGATGTGATAATAGTTGCCGTTTCCTTCTGAGTGTTGGGTACAGCTATGTTCAGTCTGTGAAAATGCATTCATCAGTCTACTTATGTACATTTTTTGAAACGCATTTCCtacttcaataaaaagttttttaaaaggtgCTTTTATTTGATGACTATTACACCCCTAGAAACAGGAAGAATTTGTGAGTTAGACAGACCAATATTTCCGTTTAAATCTTAAGCTAACTTTAAGAAATCACACCAACTCGTGAGATTTTAGGGCAatgtatcaaagaaaaaaaaaacgtggACGTTAAGACAAAAAATCTAAATTctattttactaaataatttcATGAAATACTCAGATAGGACTGTATTAATAAAagcactgggctgggcacagtggcacatgcttgtagtcacagctacttaggaggctgaggcaggacttgAGCCCAGTTCTGGACAGCATAGCAACGTAGCAAAGATCCTggctctaaaaataaacaaataaatacatgttttttaaaaaacgcaCTGAGAAAGTTCACTATGCAGTGGGTGGCACATGCTAatctaaaataataagaaaaagctACTATTTAATTCAGTTTGTTACTCTTAAACGCATAAGAAGCTAGAACTGCTAATGAAGCTTCCAAGATGTCATCCTGAAACTGCTCTAACAAATAGCTGTCTTAAGTATTAAGTTACTATAAAATAATTTCccttctaggccgggcgcagtccaacaacggtggcacacgcctgtaatcccagcactttgggaggcgaaagcaggcagatcacgtgaggtcaggaattagagaccagcctgctgaatggtgaaatcccgtctccactaaaaatacaaaaattagctggacatggtagtgggcaactgtaatcccaactactcgggaggctgaggcaggagaaccgcttgaaccccggaggtggagggtgcagtgagccaaagatcgcaccactgcactccagcctgggcgatagagcacggctcagtctcaaaaaaaaaaaaaaaaaaaaaaaaaaaaaaatacgagtTTGGGctggcgcggaggctcacgcctgtaatcccagcactttgggaggctgaggtaggaggatcacctaagtccaagagttcaagaccagcctgggcagtatggtaagaaccctgtctataaaaaatatattttaaaaaaattagccgggcgtggtggcgcgcgcctgtagtcccaattaatcgggaggctgaagtgggaggatcactcgagttcgagaggcagaggttgcagtgagccgagatcgcaccagagcactccagcctgggcgacagagcaagaccctgtctggaaaaaaaaaaaaaaaaagatacaagtttGGGTTACAAATATCAGaacctttaaatataatttaaaaatgaagcacaCTTGGCGTCCTAAGGCTGACCCAGGCTGCCAACGCCGCAGGACATCGCTTTCGCGTCCCCCTACCCACTTCAGACCCCAGGCACTTTTACTCTTTGGCAAACAGCTCCTGGAGGCGGTCCCATCCAGATTGCGGGTAATAGGGCTCTGGGACGTAGAGAGGCCGCTTCTGACGCTCCGCAAGGGCTTCCGAATCTGCAGTCACAGCTTCGGCAGCAAAGACTCGGGGAAATGGACACAAGGCTCTACAGAGAAAGCTCCGCGGTGCCGGTGGCGGCACCTCCATGTCCTTCTCTCGACCTACGGACAAATTGAGCCTTCAAGACTTCAAGTCCTCCCGGACGTGCCGCGGGAGAGCGTAACTGTACGAGGTGAGAATCCGTGCATTTGGCCCAGGATAACCCTCTGCCAGAGGGCTCGACACCAACGCCTTCAGTCCTGGGCCTCGCTTTAGAGTCCTTGGAAATACGACACAGGAAGTCCCGCCCAATCGGGGCAAAGGCCAGGGGGCCGGGCGACGGCAAAGCCGGAGCCCAAAAGACTTCCGGTTGAGGGGGGGTCGGGCCCCTGCTGTGCTGAGTCCACCACGGAAGTGAGTTGGCTGCGGGTAGTGAAACTCTGCGTGGTGCCGGCAGGCGTTCGTTCCGTGTCTTAGTGGTTCCTGGGTCATGCAAACAGCGTCTGCGGCTAGTTACATTCAGCTTGAGGTGGTCATAGGTTGAAGTAATTTAGCGTAATTAAAATGCCaggaattagctgggcattgtggcgggcgcctgtaatcctagctacttgggaggctgaggcaggacaatcgcttgaacccaggaggcggaggttgcagtgagccgagatcacaccactgcactccagcctggtcaacaagagcgaaaatccgtctcaaaaaaaaaaaaaaaaaaagccaggaatcCCGCTTCAGTGAGGAAGAAAGTGCAATATTCAGTGCAAGTGGAatagggaaagagggaaaggcgATTTGTGCAGGTAAAGGGGATGGGTCTTGGTGCCAGTTACACCAAGATTTCGAGAACACTTTTTTGAAGAATCAGCTTTTTGGCAGCTCTTCATAAGGTGGATTTCACTCCCTTTAGTTCATATGCCTACTGCTTCTcaaaaggcaggagaatttctggaATTTCTGTGTTTGTATAATTTGCcgtcactacaacctctgctaaCATGCTTCGAAGTAtagttttcattaaaatgaatgcatttaaaatattttcagtattcgTGTAATTTCATTCAATCCTTAACAAGCATGCTCCCTTATTCATTTTACCAATCCCTTCACCTCCTTTATTCCTTTCTAGTTGTAAATCAAAATTGCCACACTGTAGTAGAATACAGTAAACAGACTTCTGG
This sequence is a window from Macaca fascicularis isolate 582-1 chromosome 2, T2T-MFA8v1.1. Protein-coding genes within it:
- the TIMMDC1 gene encoding complex I assembly factor TIMMDC1, mitochondrial isoform X1 produces the protein MEVPPPAPRSFLCRALCPFPRVFAAEAVTADSEALAERQKRPLYVPEPYYPQSGWDRLQELFAKDEQQRISKELADICKMAATAGVLGWVYGGIPAFIHAKQRYIEQSQAEIYHNRFDAVHSAHRAATRGFIRYGWRWSWRTTAFVTIFNTVSTSLNVYRNKDALSHFVIAGAVTGSLFRINLGLRGLVAGGIIGALLGTPVGGLLMAFQKYSGETIQERKQKNRKALHELKLEEWKARLQVTEDLPEKIESSLQKNVPENDATKIEALLNLPRNPSVIDKQDKD